The genomic window GGAGAATCCACTGGCGAGGAGGGAAAGAGCAGAGGAAAAGGAAGGAAGACACTGAAATGGCGAACCACAAACCAGCCTTGTTCCTCAGCTCAATTTTGATGCTCTCGCTTGTCCTCGCTGTCTCCATGGCTGAAAGCCGAATTCTTGGATGTAAGTATTTGAATATGGGTTCCAcactaatttttatattagcaaTGGATTGAGTACAAAAATGGATTCGAACCTGTtcgtatttcatttttttatgagaatactATTAATCTACAAGCTCATTGATTCGACCCGATTCCATATTCAAAATGTTATGCATGGACATTTGCATCTGCAGAGTATAGTTATTAACTCGAGTCTTGAAATAAGCCGGGTTTGATAGTAGCATTTTATGTTGCTTGCTTGTGTGAAGGCATTcgataaattcttttaaaatgttgaccccatttttttttgtcaacgtTAAAAATTGACAAGCAGTGACAGGATCCCTCAAGGGCAAGACTCCAGAATGTGATGAAGTGTTTGGAGTGGGAAGTGGAGACAATTGCTTTGACATTACACAAACATTCAATTTGACCACCAAATTGTTTGACTCTATCAACCCTAATCTCAACTGTGATGCTCTCTTCGTGGGTCAATGGCTATGTGTTGCAGGATCAGCTTGAAGACTGAATTAAGTTGTTAATCAGTTGCTTATCCTTTCCAAGGCATCTCGAAATAAACAAGTATTGTATGAATAAGGAGATTATgaactccatttatttccttggatcattgatgttttgtttttgttcttaaacaATAAAATCGGCCATGgatacagaaagaacagaagcTTGTACCTGGATAAAATAGTTCAATAATGCTTCACGATGACAAAACTTTCCAGATTGGTTAAGCTTTCCAGCTGAACAAAAATTCTAGGTTAGGTACAAAAACAGATACAAAAAGATATAAATGGTTTTTGTTGGAAAGATagagacaaaaatataaaataaatatgtttttaaaataattttaaaatgaatttttatcttttaaaatagaaaaatatgttcTTTTAGTATACTATCTCGATATCTTGTGTCTCGAAGACACAATTAAGTGCTATTTTTAAAGTTGAATACTTCAATGATCATAAAATTGCTCAAACTAAGCTTTCTATTTTCaccttattttttcatcaatttgttAATAAAACCTCCCCTTTGTTATGAATTGTATCAACTGAGCGTATgcgtatttttcattttagccAATTTAGTACAATTTTTTCACTATTTGAGTCatcattatgattttattttattgacgtggatgtccgggctaGTTTATGCGTACTTTAGCTAATCTcacgagtcctgaagttaacaatcatgtaaccCTCTAATGACTCTGAGGTTTATGAGATTCGAACTGATGACCTGTAGGGAGCAAAATCtagaacctgaccagttgagctacacccctcaggGTTAATGAACTTTACTTTCTCATGTGTTAGTATCATCACCTGCCCGACCCCCTCTCTTCCGAGTAGATTAACAGAGGACTTTTTCATGGATTCACGATTTTCAGAGACGATGAATTACATAGCATTCGCAATTACATGAACAGCAAGTGGTTGCTTCAAGGCCAAAACCCCAGAATGTGATCGAGGGTTTGGAGGAGGAAGTGGTGACACTTGCTTTGACATTTATACAATCGTTCAACTTGACCACTGAATTCTTTGACTCTATAAACCCAAATCTCAAGGTTCAATGGCTATGCGTAGCTGGATCAGCTTAAAGACTGCATGAATACGTTGCTGAGTTAATTACTCATCCTTTCCAGGGCATCTACTGTATGTACAAGGAGATTAAGAACTCCATTTAGTTCCTTGAAagattattgttttctttctttctttttttaactacaaattACATCATGGTGTTGATCTATAAGTAAACTTTGTTCTTGttatgaaatttctttttttcactgaGAAAAAAAGACTATCACTATAAATTAATCATTCATCTTTTGTCAGAATGTGTATGTGTAACAGAGACTTTCGAAAAGAAATACATCCAGCTTAAGTATAAATTAATAACAACCTGAACTTAGTCAAAGGAGTCAAACTTCATTGCTGACAGAAATTGTAGAgcaaaatatgatttgattatTAAAGCCTGTTTTAAGGTTTACAAAGGGTGATCGtaacttaataaatttgattacaAGACAAAGATAGTGATTCAATGTATATGGTTTATGGCAACAAATAATTGCAAAAGTAATCACCATCTCGAAAGTAAATCCCAACAACTTAACTGCTCAAGCAAATAAGCTTCGAATCTTACCCCAATAATCATTGGAATTGTTGGTTCTATTCTCAGCTTCATTTTGTTGTCTCAAAGCTTCTGGAAGAGCTTTCATGTGCGTTTCTAGTTCAGCTTTCCAACTGATCAGCTGTGTACGGAGATCGTCTGCATCTTCTCGGATGTGAATTTCTTCTTCTGCAATCTCATCAAGTCTCTTTTTCAATGCTTCCCTCTCTGCAGCAAGACTGCTTGCATTGTTGATAAGATCTCCATAATGGTTCTTGAGGTCAGAAATtccttttttcttatcttcaaTGGAACATTTCAGTGCACTTGTCCTATCAATTTGGTGCTCGTACAATGGGTAGTTGGACACTAGACTATGAAAATTGTCAATGTAAGCTTGAATGATTTCTAACTGCTGAGAATTTAGGAGATCACTTTTCTTTAGATTCTTCATTGTAGCTAGCAACAGGAGGCCATCAGGTGATCTTGCTACTTCCGTCAGGGGTTTCAATaagattttctttatcaaaccCATAGAGTAGACATGACTCTCGGGGCTCCCAACATCAGACTCATAAGATTCAGTATGTGTATTTGCACTTGATTCAGGCTGCGAAGAAGACACAGGACATGGTCTGACCAATTGTTCCATGGTAGCAAATAGAGACTCGATTTCTGTAATTGTTTCTGAAGTTCGTCTCGAGGAAGTGTGAGATGCGAGCTTCTGAGTGGAGGTTTCATTGGTTGAAGATGCAGAAGTTGATGCAAGAGATTGTTCTCCAGCACTGGGAGGAGATACAAGAACAATGCTTTTTTGCTGACTTGAAGAAGCAGTCATAAATTGGTCTTGCGGGAATTCCTTCTGTAGTAATTTCAGTTTTTCTTTAAGTATCATCTAAGAAGAAAAGACGGTGCTTGAatggtttaatttgaaatagAGAATTACCTCGTCAGTTGCTTGAGAATCATTTTGAACTTGCTGAGAGATGGGAGCTTCAATGTCAATGGGAGCTAGGGGACTCTGACCTTGTTCACGATCCTCCTGCGTTCAGGATGTGGCAAGCTTTTCAAGATCATGTCAGGAACAGTGCAACTAAAAAGAAGAGACAGCTACCTTATCATTCAAAGTTGCCTGGGAATCTTGGTATATTGAGGTCACTTGAGGGCCTGGTTTCATCAATCCATTTCTCATGGCCTGTTCTTTGATAACAAGATTAGTGCTTGTTTCGATGACAGGATGGGAATCTTTTCCAGCATCTGGATTCTCATTCACGTGCAAATTCTCAGAAGCTGGTCCTTCAGAGACAGcatacatttgatttttatgtgcTGCAGTTGTCTCACGGGCTAAGCTGGGCTGCCTAGATGAGCTTGGCAATTTGGACTGTGCCATGCCATAACCCAGCAAATGAAATTGAGTTGGAAATGAGTCAACTAAAGAATTAGAGGTCACTACACAAAGAGGATTTGAATGGATAGAGGAGCTTTTTGTTGACTCCCTATGTGAAGCTGTATCGTTACATTACTTAAGAGTCACAGTATGGTGAAAGCAGTAGAAATTTAACAAGATTATTCGTTAGTTTTATGTTGGCAGAGTAGCTAGACATTAGTTGCTCATGTTTTCTGGATCcaggagaaaaggaaaacaaaatctgGACTAGGCAACTAAATTTGGCAAAAGAATTCATACCTTCTTCACGAACAAGTTATGTATAGTCAAATTAAGGTCATCCTTCCAGAATCCTGTGCTGTCTCCTTCTGTTAATTGTACTCTCTCTAGCTTTGGGGTGTTTATGACTCCCCGGGAAAACAATTCCATCTTCGGGCACTGATCTATGAATACTCTCTCCAATGAAGGAAACATCAATGCACAGTTTTGCATGTAGAAGCTTGTGAGGCTTGGTAAGCAGTGAAATGCCAAATTTTCCAACTTATGAAAAACGATCTCATTTTCTGCTTCATTTTCGTCGTCTGCAACTACTACTTCAATCGTTTCACATTCGACTACACTCATGCTAGTGAGTTGCACAAGATTTTTAGCTGTTGAGGAAGACATCAAACTTGCTAGCCCATTACATTTTGAGACTTCCAAAGTCATCAGGCATCGGAAAGATACCGACATTGGAATTAAAGTTTTCAGTGTGCCACATTCAGATACTCGAAGAATTTCTAGATTTTGGAAAATTTGACATGCCTGCGAGCTTTCTTTCGACAGATGCATGAGTTCCGGCAGCTTAGACAGCTCCAATACTCTTAGCTGAGCAAAGACCTGGTTCGGCCTGCTACTCATCTCTTCAAGCCGGACTATTTCTTCGAAAGAAGCATCACACACAACAAGGCTCTCTAAAATGTTGAATCTCTGAAGGAACCAGGATGGAAAATCAACACAATCAATGGGAAAGTGGACGAGTTCAAGAACCTTTAGTCGGCAGAAGAACTCGGTCCGAAATTGGCCACACTGTGTCACCTCCATGATAGCATTCCAATCCActctcaatttcttcaattctgGAAATGCAACCTGCAAACCAATCCAAGACATAAGAAAGTAGGATTTAGTGTCCCTTTAATGTACAGGATATTATTGCCTAAACTGGCAGGCTCCCACCACCAACCATTACCATCATTTAATTCAAGTCAACTTGTGTatattgcaaaaacaaaagaagaactCATGAATATGTTATATTTCATATTCTCCCAGAATGGAAACCTGGATAATTGATTCAGCACCATGGTTAGAAGagtgaataatgaaattatttttagttggtTACTGTTCCAGGATTATGAGGTTCAACATCTTACATATATATCTATCCTTTGATGGTTACATCCATTATTTACATTATTCTACCAATGTTTTGCTTTCAgaatgatttaatatataacCAGAAAAACAGAGTCACTATAGTATGTATTAACATCTACAACATGGGGAATTGGTGAAAGAGGCTTGAGTAGACAAACTGACCTTATAGGTGAGAAGTGCAGTGAAATTATAATTGTCTCCCTGACCTTGCCTCTGCTCTTTTCCTTTATCAACTGAATTAGGCTCCGGTTCCTCTATAAGGGAGGAGATGAAGATCTTCATATTTGGACAATCATCTATGCAAATCTCTTCTAACGATGTAAGATTCAGAACACCACTTCCTGAGTAGATATTGCTTAACTCAGGTAAAGACTCGAGAATGATCACTTTTAGTACAGGAAATATGATTTTATCCattgcttcttcttcccctgctctCTCCTTGGTGATGATTTCTTCCATCTTGTCACAGTTTCTTATTACAATTTTCTGGAGATGCACAAGGCTCAATGCCATCGATGGTGTAAATATATTTCTCAAGCTGCTACAGTCATGAACTTCTAGAAAATTAAGGTTTCTGAATTCCAGAATTCCTTGAGGATCTGTGTTACATATATGTCTCAACCTTGATAAACCAATCAAGTTCAATTCATATAAAAGGGGTAACCAAACCCTCCCTTCCTCTGGACTaatacctttcaaatcaaataccCCTTCTAGTAAATCACAGTTTCTCACTTGCAGTTCCTGCAAATCGTTCATAAACTGTAGCAGAGTGGAAGGTAAAGCATCGAGCGAATAACAGTATTCATCCACCGTGAGGTTTGTTAAATTTCTGAAGAAGTTGAAAGGAAGTTGGCATTGCCATCTCTCTTTCAATTGAGGAAAGTCAGATACCTTTAGCCTCTTTACACCATCAAATCCAACCTGCTCCAATCCAAATTATTgcattagttaaaaaaaagaagaagaagctaaatTGCTGAAGCACCTACTCATTcctagaagaaaaggaaaaatgaatatttgaattattatgAAAGAGGAGCAAGAATCAAGCCATGCTCATAATACAGGAGTTATTGATACATACCATTTCTGTGTATAAGTGTTGTATGGTAATATCAAGATTACCATGCCAATGCACTCTATTCTTAGAATACTTTTTCCAGTGTACTCCCAGCAGCTTTGGCGTGCTTAACACTCCTGGAGAGAAAATTCTCATATTAGGACATTCTTCGACAACCATTTCTTTCAATGATGGAAATCTGAAGGCATAATTTCCAAAGCAGAAGCTTGTGAGATTCTGTAAATCTAGAAGTTCCAAATATTCTAGTTTGCTGAAAATGATCTCATCATCTGCTTCATCTCCTCCCTGTCTTGCCACCACTACTGTCACTTTTTTGCAATGAGCTATGGTCAACTTAACAAGTTGCACAAGACTTTTAGCCGTTGATGATGTAAACAAGTTCAATAATCCAAGGCACGACTGTATATCCAGAGttgttaaattttgaaaacacaCATAAGATGGTGCTAAACTGACCAAACTGTGACAATCCTCTACTTTGAGAGTCTTAAGATTGTGAAGAATGGGAGCTAGCAGGTGGTCTTGCTTCCATATATGTTTTATATCATGAACTGCAtgtattgttaaattttttaatcgtGCAAGTGCACGTCTCTCTTCACCAACAACTTCTCTGATCGATGGTAGCTTTTTGAATGAACTATGCCCTTTGTACAGGAATAGCTTTTTGAAAGAACTATGTGTCACGGATAGTGTTTCAAGATTCCGTAATCTTTGCAGGAAACCGAATGAGATAGGATCTGATTTAACACCAAAATCGTGTAACTTTAGAACTTTCAATGAGGAATAGCACTCTATTGGAAGTTGGTGATGCCAAATGATTGAAGCAGTTGTGTTCTTGCCACCTAATGACAATTCCTCCAGGTTGGAGATCACCTGCAACACACTCAAACAAAAGCAAAGTGGGAGTTGATATTCTGTCCAAATAAAAGTAATTTCACCTGCATTAATTTACACAatgggaaagagaaaaaaaaggaaaattaagcGCTCACGTACCAATTTAGTATCTAATCAGCAAAAAATGCACTGAAGGGTCTGATCCCATGAGGGACCTGATTCATTTTACCTCTTTTAAGGGTGAAAAGAACCATCTGACATGATATTAGTTATTCCATCTAAACCAAAATTTCTCTATATTTCTTGTAGAAACTTGTTGTAAGTTGAGTTACTAACCAGCaacaaggaaaaacaaataaagtaaaaaagggAAGAGAAGTTAGTGCTATGCTATATCATATTTCTATCAAAGTTTTACTTGATTTCATTCCAAGTGCATTTGGCGCAGAGTCTAGACTGTTCCGACGATATTCATGGCCATTGGAACAGCCTTTCAATGAGAAGCAGATGTTTGATATTATGCAGCCAATAACTCGGAACATATTGCTTTGCACAGtgaaagtttggaaaagaaaaggaaaagcttTGTGCAGAGAAAcgttcatttttcatattttttttctcaaatccaGGAACTGACCCTTAAACTATCACTTCCAATGAATATGATGGTAATACAATTGAAATATGTTGAGGCATGAAAGTATCACAGGTTTTTGAATACCTCAGAGAAGAAGTGAAAGGAAAACAGAAGGCATAATTTAGATTCATACCTTTTCGACGAAGAAGAGAGGTTGTTGAGCCGGGATACCAAGTTGGACTTCCCCTTGAGTTTCTTGAGATTTAAGAAATTTGGAGCCGAATAATGCTACATTGCAGCAATCAGACACCGCCAACCTTTTTAACATGGGAGATTTCCAAGTATGTTTCCCTGGATATAAGTTCCTGAATTCTGGTAATTCTTGAAGTTTCAATGAGGTTAGCAGcggaaacacaaaacaatgggCTGCTTCACCATTGTCCACCTTCACAATAATTTCCTCCAGTTTCCCACAATGCTCTATCTTGAGTTTTTCGAGTTGCACAAGTTCTCTAGCTATAGAGAAGGGAAACAGATTCTTCAATACATTACAATCAGAAACCTTTAATGCATGTAGATTTTGGAAGCTGAGTATTCCTTGAGGATCTTTATTCCATATATGCTTCAGTTTGCCTAGTCCAATCAAGGACAAGTCTCTTAACTGAAGGGAACCAGATGCACCAGTTTCTTGAAGGTCAAAGATCTCTTCTAAGAAAGGACAATGACGGATATCCAACATCTCTACCATCCGGAATGTTTCTAGCAAAATTGATGGGAAAACCCTCACTAGCCTTTTACAGCTAGAAATTGTTACTGATTGTAGTTGACAAAAGGAATCTTCAGCTAGTTGGTTGTGCCACATCTTTTCCAAGTTCTCTATGTGGGAAATTTTGATTTCAGCTAGGCTAGGGAATGCAACCTGCAAGGTCCATCTGTCTTTGTTAAGCACAATAAACATGCCTGTAATAATAAATAGAACATATACGAAAGATCTATATATGAAGAAGGTAAACTATGAATAAATGGAAACCTGTGAAGACAGAACCAAATTTCTTATATCAGTTGATCCTATATATGAATTtgatttaagaaaatcaaaactatgTATTAAATGGAAATCAAATGGATAAGTAGTCATATGGAAAAAAATTGCTGATTAAACCATAAAACTAAGAaccttttttaaagaaaattgggcatcaaattaaaatgtaaaagaatAGATAAAAAATGGTCAGTTAAAAGTATTACCCTGCAAAAAATTGTCCTTCTGATTAAAGAAGAGAAAGGCTTACACTTTACAGCTTCGGTGGTCTATCAGTCCTTTTAGACTTCAAAAATTTGACATTTTAATTAACCTTTATGAAGACCGATCACaggtaaattaatataaaaataacagaaattTTGGTTGACTTATTTTAGATTTGTAACACTATCTTGaaatttttccttaaaattcATAAAGCTTTATGTTCTTTCATATTCTTTTCAATAGTACTGAAGAGAGGGATTACGACCTCGATCACCTTTCAGAATCTGAAATGATTCGAGCTTTGATATATGAAGTGAAAGAAGGAAGGGCGAAAGAGAGGAGAATAGAAGAAGAGGTCACCTTTTCATCAAAGAGAGGCTGAACGGCATTGTGGTCACTCTCCCTTGAATGCAATTCTCCAGGTTCAATGTCAACTGTCATGTTCGCGCTATCGGGACAGGAGATGAATGTCTTAAATTCAGGGCAATAACAAATGTACAGTTGTTTCAACACTTTACACTTGATCAGCGAGCCAGCACAGAACCATGTGAGTCTTGGAAGATCAGAGAGCTCAACATCTTCCAGTTTATCAAAGCACATCTCGCTCatcatttctccttcttccacTCCTTCTACAGATATTATCTCTTCCATGGACTTGCAATTACGTACAGTAAGATACTTGAGTTGCACAAGACTTTTAACCATGGAAGGAGAAAACAGATATTTCAGGCTGTGGCAATCATCCACATATAATGTCTGTAAATTTTGAACAGGAAATGTATTTTCCCGATGAAGCTGGCCATGCCATATCTTTTCAACGTTGATAGAGACCAATTCCAACTTCTTCAGTTTCGGGATAAGAATCTGCatgtaatatttttgttttattaaggaCATTATTCTCAAAGTCAAGGACATGAAATAGTTTCCGTCTATAGGAAGAAGGTATGATGGATTGAAGTATTAAACTGCAAACAATATCATTACTGAAAACTTTGAACAACAGTCATAATTTTATCACTAGAAATTTCTATCAATTGGCAATTGTACGAGCTTTTTTAGTTTCTTATCCACTATTTAAACATCCAACCAATCTAAAAacctaaatttataaagaagGTATATTATACATAGTTGAATGAAAACTATGTAGGTACCTTTTCACAGAAAAGCTGGAGAGGATTTCTCGGCTCATCCTCTGAAATTTCTTTAGATTGCAATCCCACGCTAGTTGCCACTGGATTCAGTTGAGCTTGACAGAGTCGAGATGTCTTCTCTCTGGAGCAAAAGTTTTTGAGATGCGGCAAACACCGAAGCGATAGTGAGCTCAATTGATTGAACTCCATCACATCAATTTCTGTACAAGAGTCTTCAAATTCATCACCTTCCTCAGCAACAATCTCTTCCATGGTTAGGCAAAACGAAATATTGATGGTTTGAAGTTGCGAAAGTCCTCGTGCAATGGAGAATGGGAAGAGATGCTTCAATTTAACACAGTTCCCCACTTCTATGATTGTTAGTTTCCTGAAAGACTCTGCTGTGAGAATGCCATGGCAAAGTTTCTCCAAGGATACCAAATTGTAGAGAAACAAAGACTCCAACACAGGGAAGACATGAGAAGGAACCTCGCTGCTAGTGTTAATAATATATTGAGTATCAGAACTATTGTGGAGATGGAGGTGCCGCAGTTGTAGAAATCCTTCCGTGTCTAGTTCAGAGACGACATTATTAACACCCTTTAGTTCAAGTAAATACAAATCTTGAGTTCTCTTCAACAACATTAGAACACCATGCTCCAAATGACTGGCGCATGTGTTGAGCCTGAGCTTCAATGTTCTCAAGCTCTGATAAACACCATCCCAATCCCAGACATCTCCAATAAATATTCTGAATCTTTCTAATCTTTTAGAGAGCATGCCTTTTGACATAACATGAGAATCTAGAACATGTATGTCCACATTTGTCAAGTGAGGCAAATGATCCAATTCAACAAGACTGGCATTGTCCTCCCCTTCAGTAGCCCAATGATGGAAGCTGTTTCCCATACACAATTCTTCTAGCATGGACAAGTTTGAGAAGATATTTGGTGGAATTACGTCAAGTTCAAAACAATCACTCAAATCCAACATTCTCAGCTTAGTCAACTGCCCTATTTGAATTGGCAAATGCTTAATATTAGATTTGGCAAAGCTGAGAATTTCCAATTTCTTCAGCTCCCCAATGTCAGCTATCTCTCCCAATGAAGATTGATGAAGACACAAAGTTCGAAGGTTTTTTAGGAAATGAAGAGGTGAAGGCAAAGACACAAGAGAAATGTTAGTCAATACTAAGACTTTCAGTTTGTGCATTCCTCTACATATGTTGCTACTTATTTCTAGAGAAGGATCCTCACTCcttacatgtaaaaatttaagttgtggGTACTCCATCTCTCTAAGAAGCTCGATATTAGAACTTAACCAAATTTCTTTATACTTCTTTAACATATTCTTAGCAGACCATTTTGGTTCAACCTCATCACCCCCAACAAATACGTGGCAGTCTCTAAAAGCAATTGATATAGCAACATCACGCACAGCATCATGCATAGAAAATTGCCAATCGCTATGATTTTCTAGCAACAATCCAGAGGCCTTGAGTTTATGAACCAACGAATGCACTCTGTCTTGTGCTTCTTCAACTGTAACAAAGCCAGAAAACAAGCCCAAACCCATACCATATTTCAACAAGTCGCGAGTGGATGCATTATAACCCATTCGACtacaaagaagaaaagttgATTTCAACTCCTTACTTTCAAGATGATTATAACTTAGTTCTATAGCCGCATAAACATCTTCCTGCACTCCTGCGAAGTTTCTTGGAGATGGTCTCTTTAGTTCCCGTAATGCATTCTTCCACTGGGACAAGTTCTTGTTCTTCAGAGCTCTTGCAACAGTTACAATGGCCACCGGTAAACCTGCACACATTTTGGCCACCTCAATTGCCAAGGATTGCAAATCTGGATGTTCAACGTGATCTCCTGCTAAGTAGTAATATAGGTTACTGTTAGCTTTTCTCTGGTTCATGGAAGCAGTTGCTTATACTCACTAGAAAACAAATGATTaacattttagatttttgtaTTTGCGTGTCTACTAGGTAGTGATATATGGTAttgatagatgaaaaaaaaattaatcacctGCCATCTTTTTGAACAACTCCCACGTTTCTTCTTCAGATAAAGCATTGATGGGAAAGTTCTTTTGAATATCCATTCCACAAGATAAAACATCAAATTCCCTCGATGTCACCAGCATCTTGCATCCTTCGTGTTCATCCTTGAGTGGAATCCCAACTGCTTCTAAATCAAGACTCTTCCACAAATCGTCTAGAATAATAAGAATTTTCTGCTCTTGTTTCAACCTCTGGCGCAATCGACCAGCTCTTCCACATTCACTTTCCTCATCAAATTTTAGAGAAAGCTGGTCTGCAATCTGCCCTTGAATTTTCTTGATGTCTTGGGTTTGGGTTATAGTGGCAAACACTACCTGGTTAAATAATTTCTCCTGAATGGCTTGTCTAGCAGCCTCTTTTACCAGCGTTGTCTTCCCCATACCACCCATTCCATACACCCCAACCATGTTCACATCAGCAGTTG from Populus trichocarpa isolate Nisqually-1 chromosome 5, P.trichocarpa_v4.1, whole genome shotgun sequence includes these protein-coding regions:
- the LOC18110142 gene encoding uncharacterized protein LOC18110142 isoform X2, which gives rise to MVLENIISIIDVVSHHTVVPIAREINYCFKYNNNSENLKREVKKLKSAQLRVRHSVDDARNNGEAILEDVIEWLSLAEKATEKVERKISEDEDRARKKCFIGLCPDLKARYQCSKKAKAETRFVANLLDERDGFSTVSHRAAPKGMEAISFRSYDVMPSRTPVLKEIMNALTTADVNMVGVYGMRGMGKTVLVKEAARQAVQEKLFNQVVFATITQTPDIKKIQGQIADQLCLKFDEESECGRAGRLRQRLKQEQKILIILDDLWKSLDLEAVGIPLKDEHEGCKMLLTSRVFDVLSSGMDIQKNFPINALSEEETWEFFKKMAGDRIEHPDLQSLAMEVAKKCAGLPLAIVTVARALKNKNLSQWKNALRELKRPSPRNFAGVQEDVYAAIELSYNHLESKELKSTFLLCSRMGYNASTRDLLKYGMGLGLFSGFVTVEEAQDRVQSLVHKLKASGLLLDNHCDWQFSMHDPVRDVALSIALRDCHVFVGGDQFEPEWSAKNMLKKYKEIWLSSNIELLREMEYPQLKFLHIRSEDPSLEISSNICRGMHKLKVLVLTNISFVSLPSSLHFLKNLRTLCLHQSSLGEIADIGELKKLEILSFAKSNIKHLPRQIGRLTELRMLDLSDCFELEVIPPNILSNLSMLEELCMGNSFHHWATEGEDNASLVELDHLPHLTNLDIHVLDSHVMSKGMLSKRLERFRIFIGDVWDWDGVYQSLRTLKLKLNTSANHLEHGVLMLLKRTQDLYLLELKGVNNVVSEMDTEGFLQLRHLHLHNSSDIQYIINTSSEVPSHVFPVLESLFLYNLVSLEKLCHGILTAESFRKLTIIEVGNCVKLKHLFPFSIARGLSQLQTINISSCLTMEEIVAEEGDEFEDSHTAIDVMEFNQLSSLSLRCLPHLKNFFSREKTSRLCQAQPNTVATSVGLQSKEISEDELRNPLQLFCEKILVPKLKKLELVSINVEKIWHGQLHRENAFPVQNLMTLVVDDCHSLKYLFSPSMVKNLVLLKHLTVRYCKSMEEIISVEGLEEGEMMSEMCFDKLEDVELSDLPRLTRFCAGTLIECKVLKQLRICSCPEFKTFISCPDSANMTVDVEPGEVHYSRESDHNAVQPLFDEKVAFPSLAEIKISNIENLEKMWHNQLAEDSFCQLRSVTISSCKRLVRVFPSILLETFRMVEMLDISHCPLLEEIFDLEETSASGSLQLRDLSLIGLGKLKHIWNKDPQGTLSFQNLHALKVSDCNVLKNLFPFSIARELVQLEKLEIEHCGKLEEIIVKVDHGEAAHCFVFPQLTSLKLQELPEFRNLYPGKHTWKSPMLKRLAVSDCCNVALFGSKFLKSQETQGEVQLGIPAQQPLFFVEKVISNLEELSLGGKNTTASIIWHHQLPIECYSSLKVLKLHDFGVKSDPISFGFLQRLRNLETLSVTHSSFKKLFLYKGHSSFKKLPSIREVVGEERRALARLKNLTIHAVHDIKHIWKQDHLLAPILHNLKTLKVEDCHSLVSLAPSYVCFQNLTTLDIQSCLGLLNLFTSSTAKSLVQLVKLTIAHCKKVTVVVARQGGDEADDEIIFSKLEYLELLDLQNLTSFCFGNYAFRFPSLKEMVVEECPNMRIFSPGVLSTPKLLGVHWKKYSKNRVHWHGNLDITIQHLYTEMVGFDGVKRLKVSDFPQLKERWQCQLPFNFFRNLTNLTVDEYCYSLDALPSTLLQFMNDLQELQVRNCDLLEGVFDLKGISPEEGRVWLPLLYELNLIGLSRLRHICNTDPQGILEFRNLNFLEVHDCSSLRNIFTPSMALSLVHLQKIVIRNCDKMEEIITKERAGEEEAMDKIIFPVLKVIILESLPELSNIYSGSGVLNLTSLEEICIDDCPNMKIFISSLIEEPEPNSVDKGKEQRQGQGDNYNFTALLTYKVAFPELKKLRVDWNAIMEVTQCGQFRTEFFCRLKVLELVHFPIDCVDFPSWFLQRFNILESLVVCDASFEEIVRLEEMSSRPNQVFAQLRVLELSKLPELMHLSKESSQACQIFQNLEILRVSECGTLKTLIPMSVSFRCLMTLEVSKCNGLASLMSSSTAKNLVQLTSMSVVECETIEVVVADDENEAENEIVFHKLENLAFHCLPSLTSFYMQNCALMFPSLERVFIDQCPKMELFSRGVINTPKLERVQLTEGDSTGFWKDDLNLTIHNLFVKKSKLPSSSRQPSLARETTAAHKNQMYAVSEGPASENLHVNENPDAGKDSHPVIETSTNLVIKEQAMRNGLMKPGPQVTSIYQDSQATLNDKEDREQGQSPLAPIDIEAPISQQVQNDSQATDEKEFPQDQFMTASSSQQKSIVLVSPPSAGEQSLASTSASSTNETSTQKLASHTSSRRTSETITEIESLFATMEQLVRPCPVSSSQPESSANTHTESYESDVGSPESHVYSMGLIKKILLKPLTEVARSPDGLLLLATMKNLKKSDLLNSQQLEIIQAYIDNFHSLVSNYPLYEHQIDRTSALKCSIEDKKKGISDLKNHYGDLINNASSLAAEREALKKRLDEIAEEEIHIREDADDLRTQLISWKAELETHMKALPEALRQQNEAENRTNNSNDYWGKIRSLFA